A single region of the Massilia sp. erpn genome encodes:
- the paaZ gene encoding phenylacetic acid degradation bifunctional protein PaaZ — MTNAATLQSFIGGRWHGKEAATPLYSALNNSVIYHTHAEQIDFAEAVQYGRKTGIPALMKLDFQQRAACLKALALYLMERKEELYKVSHLTGATRPDSWVDVEGGIGTLFAYASMGSRELPSSNVLHEGPAMALGKRGGFSGTHILVPRGGIAVHINAFNFPIWGLLEKFAPSFLAAMPCIGKPATATSYLTEALIRMVNDSGLLPPGALQLVIGGTGDLLDRLQGPDVVTFTGSADTAAKLRANRNLIANSIPFTAEADSLNCAILAPDVTPDDPEFDLFVKEVAREMTGKAGQKCTAIRRIIVPASQADAVAERLRERLSKVTVGDPSVEGVRMGALASKDQQRDVAAQVERLSAGNELLFGARDGFKPVGEGVEQGAFFAPTLLLCRNAMHNDAVHDVEAFGPVSTMMTYGDIDEALALAARGKGSLVSTLVTKDPRTAAYAVPVAAASHGRVLVLEREASVDSTGHGSPLPQLKHGGPGRAGGGEELGGIRAVRHFLQRAAVQGSPTMLSAITGEYVRGGAVRESEVHPFRKHFEDLVVGDSLLTHRRTVSEADIVNFGGVSGDYFYMHFDDIAAKDTQFGKRIAHGYFVLSAAAGLFVSPAPGPVLANYGLDNLRFITPVAIGDTIRARLTCKRKVDRNRKDDKGVGQGVVAWDVQVTNQNDELVASYDILTLVSKHS; from the coding sequence ATGACCAACGCAGCTACCCTGCAAAGCTTCATCGGCGGCCGCTGGCATGGCAAGGAAGCCGCCACGCCGCTCTACAGCGCCCTGAATAACAGCGTGATCTATCACACCCACGCCGAGCAGATCGACTTCGCCGAAGCGGTGCAGTATGGCCGCAAGACCGGCATCCCGGCGCTGATGAAGCTGGACTTCCAGCAGCGCGCCGCCTGCCTCAAGGCGCTGGCCCTGTACCTGATGGAGCGCAAGGAAGAGCTGTACAAAGTCTCCCACCTGACCGGCGCCACCCGCCCCGATAGCTGGGTCGACGTGGAGGGCGGCATCGGCACCCTGTTCGCCTATGCCAGCATGGGCAGCCGCGAGCTGCCCTCGTCCAATGTGCTGCACGAAGGTCCGGCCATGGCGCTGGGCAAGCGCGGCGGCTTCTCCGGCACCCACATCCTGGTGCCGCGCGGCGGCATCGCCGTCCACATCAACGCCTTCAACTTCCCGATCTGGGGCCTGCTCGAAAAATTCGCGCCCAGCTTCCTGGCCGCCATGCCCTGCATCGGCAAGCCGGCCACCGCCACCAGCTACCTGACCGAAGCCCTGATCCGCATGGTCAACGATTCCGGCCTGCTGCCGCCCGGCGCGCTGCAACTGGTGATCGGCGGCACCGGCGACCTGCTCGACCGCCTGCAAGGCCCGGACGTGGTGACCTTCACCGGCTCCGCCGACACGGCCGCCAAGCTGCGCGCCAACCGCAACCTGATCGCCAATTCCATCCCCTTCACGGCCGAAGCGGACTCGCTGAACTGCGCCATCCTGGCGCCGGACGTGACGCCGGACGATCCCGAATTCGATCTCTTCGTCAAGGAGGTGGCGCGCGAGATGACGGGCAAGGCTGGCCAGAAATGTACCGCCATCCGCCGCATCATCGTTCCGGCCTCGCAGGCCGACGCGGTGGCCGAGCGTCTGCGCGAACGCCTGTCCAAGGTGACGGTGGGCGATCCATCGGTCGAAGGCGTGCGCATGGGCGCCCTGGCATCGAAAGACCAGCAGCGCGACGTGGCGGCCCAGGTCGAGCGCCTGTCGGCCGGCAATGAGCTGCTGTTCGGCGCGCGCGACGGCTTCAAGCCGGTCGGCGAGGGCGTGGAGCAGGGCGCTTTCTTTGCCCCGACCCTGCTGCTGTGCCGCAACGCCATGCACAACGACGCCGTGCATGACGTGGAAGCCTTCGGCCCCGTCAGCACCATGATGACTTACGGCGACATCGACGAAGCCCTGGCCCTGGCCGCGCGCGGCAAGGGCAGCCTGGTTTCCACCCTGGTGACGAAAGATCCGCGCACCGCCGCTTACGCCGTGCCGGTGGCCGCTGCCTCGCATGGCCGCGTGCTGGTGCTGGAGCGCGAAGCTTCGGTCGATTCTACCGGCCACGGCTCGCCGCTGCCGCAATTGAAGCACGGCGGTCCCGGACGCGCCGGCGGCGGCGAGGAACTGGGCGGCATCCGCGCCGTGCGCCACTTCCTGCAGCGCGCAGCCGTGCAAGGCTCGCCCACCATGCTGTCCGCCATCACCGGCGAATACGTGCGCGGCGGCGCCGTGCGCGAAAGCGAAGTCCACCCCTTCCGCAAGCATTTCGAGGATCTGGTGGTGGGCGACTCCCTGCTCACGCACCGCCGCACCGTCAGCGAAGCGGACATCGTCAACTTCGGCGGCGTATCGGGCGACTACTTCTACATGCACTTCGACGACATCGCCGCCAAGGACACGCAATTCGGCAAGCGCATCGCCCACGGCTACTTCGTGCTGTCGGCTGCTGCAGGCCTGTTCGTCTCGCCCGCGCCTGGCCCGGTGCTGGCCAACTACGGCCTGGACAATCTGCGTTTCATCACCCCGGTCGCCATCGGCGACACCATCCGCGCCCGCCTGACCTGCAAGCGCAAGGTCGACCGCAACCGCAAGGACGACAAGGGCGTGGGCCAGGGCGTGGTCGCCTGGGACGTGCAGGTCACCAACCAGAACGATGAACTGGTCGCCAGCTACGACATCCTGACCCTGGTGTCCAAGCACAGTTAA
- a CDS encoding DUF2846 domain-containing protein — MSIAKIAAIALAVGLTGCAATGPKFQDAEAAAPKLSADQGRIYFYRSTSYLGAAVQPAILLDGTAVGTSQRGSYFYIDAKPGNHEAQASTEATNKLSFVLDRGEVKYVRTRVQLGVMVGHVIPELVSAEEASKEIADLNYSGTVTAK; from the coding sequence ATGAGCATTGCAAAAATCGCCGCCATCGCACTGGCTGTCGGCCTGACCGGCTGCGCCGCCACCGGCCCCAAATTCCAGGATGCTGAAGCCGCAGCGCCCAAGCTGAGTGCGGACCAGGGCCGTATTTACTTCTATCGCTCTACCAGCTATCTGGGCGCCGCCGTACAGCCTGCGATCCTGCTGGATGGCACGGCAGTCGGCACCTCGCAGCGCGGCAGTTACTTCTATATCGACGCGAAGCCGGGCAACCACGAAGCCCAGGCCAGCACCGAGGCGACCAATAAACTGAGCTTCGTTCTGGACCGCGGTGAAGTCAAGTATGTGCGCACCCGCGTGCAACTGGGCGTGATGGTTGGGCACGTCATTCCTGAACTGGTCAGCGCAGAAGAGGCCAGCAAGGAAATCGCTGACCTGAACTATAGCGGCACCGTCACCGCTAAGTAA
- a CDS encoding DUF2071 domain-containing protein: protein MAAIRGKMAAMQTNRYIHPLPGIIGACANRLANSPLLLACRRAVMSRLPFLRLASDVRDVVYCNWVVDAAAVAHLVPQGVKLWQRDGKTIFTILTYTHGHFGPAFAGPLRKLFPSPLQSNWRLYLDGPGEEATVLFVKNILDSAVHAVGTRIFSDALPSHYAPAFTHRQHEGRYDTSIHPGQGSAPAFECSAQAAGTHALPPEFSALFSSWDEAIAFLSLQHAAIAHAEDVDRLAHARIELPVDLAAVRPLQARAASPFLNAIGAGTAPFSFAVPAVAFQVLSERIL, encoded by the coding sequence ATGGCCGCCATTCGTGGCAAGATGGCGGCCATGCAAACCAACCGTTATATCCATCCCCTTCCCGGCATCATCGGCGCCTGCGCCAACCGCCTTGCCAATTCCCCGCTGTTGCTGGCCTGCCGCCGTGCCGTCATGTCCCGACTGCCCTTTCTGCGCCTGGCCAGCGATGTGCGCGACGTCGTCTATTGCAACTGGGTGGTTGACGCGGCAGCCGTCGCCCACCTCGTACCGCAGGGCGTTAAGCTCTGGCAGCGCGACGGCAAAACCATCTTCACCATCCTGACCTATACCCACGGCCACTTCGGCCCTGCCTTTGCCGGCCCGCTGCGCAAGCTCTTTCCCTCGCCGCTGCAATCGAACTGGCGCCTTTATCTTGATGGCCCGGGCGAAGAAGCCACCGTCCTCTTCGTGAAAAACATTCTCGACAGCGCTGTGCATGCCGTCGGCACCCGCATCTTCAGCGACGCCCTGCCATCGCACTACGCCCCCGCCTTCACCCACCGCCAGCATGAAGGCCGCTACGACACCAGTATTCATCCGGGACAAGGCAGCGCCCCCGCCTTCGAATGCAGCGCGCAGGCCGCCGGCACGCACGCACTGCCTCCGGAATTCTCCGCTCTGTTCAGCTCATGGGACGAAGCCATCGCCTTCCTCAGCCTGCAGCATGCCGCCATCGCCCACGCCGAGGACGTGGACCGCCTGGCTCACGCCCGCATCGAGCTGCCGGTCGATCTGGCTGCCGTCCGCCCCTTGCAAGCCCGCGCCGCCAGCCCTTTCCTGAATGCGATCGGCGCCGGCACCGCCCCCTTCAGCTTCGCCGTCCCCGCCGTCGCCTTCCAGGTGCTGTCCGAGCGGATTCTTTGA
- a CDS encoding Xaa-Pro peptidase family protein, translated as MSIGGKTIEEALASLSNMTAGAQPIGREEHLERIAKAQEYMRDKGYAAIYVNAGSSLLYFTGTKWYPSERMVGAVIPASGPVQYIGPAFEDGTLKDFMLVDGKVNCWEEHESPYELFINVLKKMGIMPNSAQSPRIGICESAPFFIFDGIRPLAEGYALENARPVTAHCRTRKSAAEIALMQRAMDMTLAVHVATASMLREGMKTAEVQAFIEQAHRKVGAAGSTFCIVLFGEASAFPHGVSYEQTLKRGDVVLIDTGCKLHNYNSDITRTYVFGEANERQRSVWASEKAAQRAAFETAKLGVPCEEVDRAARRVLEADGFGPGYKLPGLPHRTGHGIGLDIHEWPYLVGGDKTPLDVGMCFSNEPMICVPGEFGIRHEDHFYMTESGPKWFTEPAHSIDDPFGVKR; from the coding sequence GAAGCACTGGCAAGCCTCTCCAATATGACGGCAGGCGCCCAGCCCATCGGCCGGGAGGAGCATCTTGAAAGGATAGCAAAAGCGCAGGAATACATGCGCGACAAGGGCTACGCCGCGATCTACGTCAATGCCGGCTCCAGTCTGCTCTATTTTACCGGCACCAAATGGTATCCCAGCGAGCGCATGGTCGGCGCCGTCATTCCCGCCTCCGGTCCGGTGCAATACATCGGCCCGGCCTTCGAGGACGGCACCCTGAAGGACTTCATGCTGGTGGATGGCAAGGTGAACTGCTGGGAAGAACACGAAAGCCCTTATGAGCTGTTCATCAATGTGCTGAAGAAGATGGGTATCATGCCGAATTCAGCACAATCACCACGAATCGGCATCTGCGAAAGCGCGCCCTTCTTCATCTTCGACGGCATCCGTCCGCTGGCCGAAGGCTATGCGCTGGAAAATGCGCGTCCGGTCACGGCCCACTGCCGCACGCGCAAATCGGCCGCCGAAATCGCACTGATGCAGCGCGCCATGGACATGACGCTGGCGGTGCATGTGGCGACGGCCAGCATGCTGCGCGAGGGCATGAAGACGGCCGAGGTGCAAGCGTTTATCGAACAGGCCCACCGTAAGGTCGGCGCAGCCGGTTCCACCTTCTGCATCGTGCTGTTCGGCGAAGCGAGCGCCTTCCCGCATGGCGTGAGCTATGAGCAGACACTGAAGCGCGGCGATGTGGTGCTGATCGATACCGGCTGCAAGCTGCACAACTACAATTCGGACATCACCCGCACCTATGTCTTCGGCGAGGCGAACGAGCGCCAGCGCAGCGTCTGGGCCAGCGAGAAAGCGGCACAGCGCGCGGCCTTTGAAACGGCCAAGCTGGGCGTGCCTTGCGAGGAAGTGGACCGCGCCGCGCGCCGCGTGCTGGAAGCAGACGGTTTCGGCCCCGGCTACAAGCTGCCCGGCCTGCCGCACCGCACCGGCCATGGCATCGGCCTGGACATCCACGAGTGGCCCTACCTGGTGGGCGGCGACAAGACGCCGCTGGACGTGGGCATGTGCTTCTCGAACGAACCGATGATCTGCGTCCCCGGCGAATTCGGCATCCGCCACGAGGACCACTTCTACATGACGGAGAGCGGCCCGAAATGGTTCACCGAACCGGCCCACTCCATCGACGATCCCTTTGGCGTAAAGCGTTAA